One region of Streptomyces subrutilus genomic DNA includes:
- the glnA gene encoding type I glutamate--ammonia ligase: MFSNADEVKQYIEENDVKFVDVRFCDLPGVMQHFTIPARAFDPAEELAFDGSSIRGFQAIHESDMALRADITTARLDPFRKDKTLNINFFIHDPITGEAYSRDPRNIAKKAEAYLASTGIADTAFFGPEAEFYVFDSVRFATSANEGFYHIDSEAGAWNTGSEENNRGYKVRYKGGYFPVAPVDHFADLRAEISLELDAQGLQVERQHHEVGTGGQAEINYKFNTLLAAADDLMLFKYIVKNVAWRNGKTATFMPKPIFGDNGSGMHVHQSLWANGDPLFYDEAGYAGLSDTARYYIGGILKHAPSLLAFTNPTVNSYHRLVPGFEAPVNMVYSQRNRSAAMRIPITGSNPKAKRVEFRAPDPSSNPYLAFSALLLAGLDGIKNKIEPMEPIDKDLYELSPDEHASVPQVPTSLEDVLKALEADHEYLLAGGVFTPDLIETWIDYKRTHEIAPIAQRPHPHEFELYFDL, from the coding sequence ATGTTCAGCAACGCCGACGAAGTGAAGCAGTACATCGAGGAGAACGACGTCAAGTTCGTCGACGTCCGCTTCTGTGACCTGCCTGGTGTGATGCAGCACTTCACCATCCCGGCGCGGGCGTTCGACCCGGCGGAGGAGCTCGCCTTCGACGGCTCCTCCATCCGCGGTTTCCAGGCGATCCACGAGTCCGACATGGCGCTGCGCGCCGACATCACGACCGCGCGCCTGGACCCGTTCCGCAAGGACAAGACGCTCAACATCAACTTCTTCATCCACGACCCGATCACGGGCGAGGCCTACAGCCGCGACCCGCGCAACATCGCGAAGAAGGCCGAGGCGTACCTCGCCTCCACCGGCATCGCCGACACCGCGTTCTTCGGCCCCGAGGCCGAGTTCTACGTGTTCGACAGCGTGCGCTTCGCGACTTCCGCGAACGAGGGCTTCTACCACATCGACTCCGAGGCCGGCGCCTGGAACACCGGTTCCGAGGAGAACAACCGCGGCTACAAGGTCCGCTACAAGGGCGGCTACTTCCCGGTCGCCCCGGTCGACCACTTCGCCGACCTGCGCGCCGAGATCTCCCTCGAGCTGGACGCCCAGGGCCTCCAGGTCGAGCGCCAGCACCACGAGGTCGGCACCGGCGGCCAGGCCGAGATCAACTACAAGTTCAACACGCTGCTGGCCGCGGCCGACGACCTGATGCTCTTCAAGTACATCGTGAAGAACGTCGCGTGGCGCAACGGCAAGACCGCGACCTTCATGCCGAAGCCGATCTTCGGTGACAACGGCTCGGGCATGCACGTGCACCAGTCGCTGTGGGCGAACGGCGACCCGCTGTTCTACGACGAGGCCGGCTACGCGGGCCTGTCGGACACCGCGCGCTACTACATCGGCGGCATCCTCAAGCACGCCCCGTCGCTGCTCGCCTTCACCAACCCGACGGTGAACTCGTACCACCGCCTGGTGCCGGGCTTCGAGGCGCCGGTCAACATGGTGTACTCGCAGCGCAACCGCTCCGCCGCCATGCGCATCCCGATCACGGGCTCGAACCCGAAGGCCAAGCGCGTCGAGTTCCGCGCGCCGGACCCGTCCTCGAACCCGTACCTCGCCTTCTCGGCGCTGCTCCTCGCGGGCCTCGACGGCATCAAGAACAAGATCGAGCCGATGGAGCCGATCGACAAGGACCTCTACGAGCTCTCGCCCGACGAGCACGCGAGCGTCCCGCAGGTCCCGACCAGCCTCGAGGACGTCCTCAAGGCCCTGGAGGCCGACCACGAGTACCTCCTGGCCGGCGGTGTCTTCACCCCCGACCTGATCGAGACCTGGATCGACTACAAGCGCACGCACGAGATCGCCCCGATCGCGCAGCGCCCGCACCCCCACGAGTTCGAGCTTTACTTCGATCTCTAG
- a CDS encoding SDR family NAD(P)-dependent oxidoreductase: MNRYEGRRVLITGGGSGIGQATVHRILAEGGRVHTVDVSEAGLETTADRAAAEGHQDRLTTALLDISDENAVNEGVAAAVDALGGIDVLVNAAGILRSAHTHQTTLDLWNQVIGVNLTGTFLMIRESLPALLAGEQPVVVNFSSTSASFAHPYMSAYAASKGGIQSMTHALAAEYSKQGLRFVAVAPGSIESGMTTGNGPGLPEDTDWSLFAKLAPAIGQGFAGPQTVAGVVAMLGSEDGAFITGTEIRIDGGTHY, from the coding sequence ATGAACCGTTACGAAGGACGTCGCGTCCTCATCACCGGCGGCGGCTCCGGCATCGGCCAGGCCACCGTCCACCGGATCCTCGCCGAAGGCGGCCGGGTCCACACGGTCGACGTCAGCGAGGCCGGCCTCGAGACCACCGCCGACCGGGCCGCGGCCGAGGGCCACCAGGACCGCCTCACCACCGCCCTGCTGGACATATCCGACGAGAACGCGGTCAATGAGGGCGTGGCCGCCGCGGTCGACGCGCTCGGCGGGATCGACGTACTCGTCAACGCCGCCGGGATCCTGCGCTCCGCGCACACCCACCAGACCACGCTCGACCTCTGGAACCAGGTCATCGGGGTCAACCTGACCGGCACCTTCCTGATGATCCGCGAGTCGCTCCCGGCGCTGCTCGCCGGCGAGCAGCCGGTCGTGGTGAACTTCAGCTCCACCTCGGCGTCCTTCGCCCACCCCTACATGTCCGCGTACGCGGCCAGCAAGGGCGGCATCCAGTCCATGACCCACGCCCTGGCCGCCGAGTACAGCAAGCAGGGCCTGCGCTTCGTGGCCGTCGCACCCGGCTCCATAGAGAGCGGCATGACCACCGGCAACGGCCCCGGCCTGCCCGAGGACACCGACTGGTCCCTCTTCGCCAAGCTCGCCCCGGCCATCGGCCAGGGCTTCGCCGGCCCGCAGACCGTGGCGGGCGTTGTCGCGATGCTGGGCTCCGAGGACGGCGCGTTCATCACCGGCACGGAGATCCGTATCGACGGCGGAACGCACTACTAG
- a CDS encoding SCO2195 family GlnR-regulated protein: protein MQAAPVRAIAIPTLSDAFRGIESLLMSGARRNAWTAVLEDRRRAKDRVETEHVLEAAATRTPQAT from the coding sequence ATGCAGGCCGCGCCCGTACGCGCCATTGCCATCCCGACTCTCTCCGACGCCTTCCGCGGCATCGAGTCGCTGCTCATGAGCGGCGCCCGGCGCAACGCCTGGACGGCGGTCCTGGAGGACCGCCGCAGGGCCAAGGACCGGGTCGAAACCGAACACGTACTTGAGGCCGCGGCGACCCGGACCCCGCAGGCCACGTAA
- the sucB gene encoding 2-oxoglutarate dehydrogenase, E2 component, dihydrolipoamide succinyltransferase, with protein MSVSVTLPALGESVTEGTVTRWLKAEGERVEADEPLLEVSTDKVDTEIPSPVAGILASIKVAEDETVEVGAELAVIDDGSGAPAEAAAPAAAEPAAAEPAAAEPAAAPAPAAEAPAAPAPAAEAAPAAAAPAASGTDVVLPALGESVTEGTVTRWLKQVGESVEADEPLLEVSTDKVDTEIPAPVAGTLLEILVGEDETAEVGARLAVIGVAGAAPAAAPAAAAPAPAEAAAPAEAAAPAPAQAAPAAAPAQAAPAPAAPAQAAPAPAAPAPAAAPAPAAAPAPVTPAAPAAPASAGDEGAYVTPLVRKLATESGVNLNTVTGTGVGGRIRKQDVLAAAEAAKASAAAPAAAAPAAKAPAAAVSELRGQTVKMTRMRKVIGDNMMKALHSQAQLSSVVEVDITKIMKLREKAKAGFLAREGVKLSPMPFFVKAAAQALKAHAVVNARINEDEGTITYFDSENIGIAVDSEKGLMTPVIKGAGDLNLAGISKATADLAAKVRGNKITPDELSGATFTISNTGSRGALFDTVIVPPNQVAILGIGATVKRPVVIETAEGTNIGIRDMTYLTLSYDHRLVDGADAARYLTAVKAILEAGEFEVELGL; from the coding sequence ATGTCGGTTTCCGTAACCCTTCCGGCGCTCGGCGAGAGCGTCACTGAGGGCACTGTCACCCGCTGGCTGAAGGCCGAGGGCGAGCGCGTCGAGGCCGACGAGCCGCTGCTCGAGGTCTCGACCGACAAGGTCGACACCGAGATCCCCTCGCCCGTCGCCGGCATCCTGGCCTCCATCAAGGTCGCCGAGGACGAGACCGTCGAGGTCGGCGCCGAGCTGGCCGTCATCGACGACGGTTCGGGCGCCCCGGCCGAGGCCGCGGCTCCGGCCGCCGCCGAGCCCGCTGCCGCCGAGCCCGCCGCCGCCGAGCCCGCTGCCGCTCCGGCTCCGGCCGCGGAGGCCCCCGCGGCTCCCGCCCCGGCCGCCGAGGCCGCCCCCGCCGCTGCCGCGCCTGCGGCGTCCGGCACCGATGTCGTGCTGCCCGCCCTGGGCGAGTCCGTCACCGAGGGCACCGTCACCCGCTGGCTGAAGCAGGTCGGCGAGTCGGTCGAGGCCGACGAGCCGCTGCTCGAGGTCTCCACGGACAAGGTCGACACCGAGATCCCCGCGCCGGTCGCCGGCACCCTGCTGGAGATCCTGGTCGGCGAGGACGAGACCGCCGAGGTCGGCGCCCGTCTGGCCGTCATCGGCGTCGCGGGTGCGGCTCCCGCCGCGGCCCCGGCCGCCGCCGCCCCGGCTCCGGCCGAGGCTGCTGCTCCGGCCGAGGCTGCCGCTCCGGCTCCGGCACAGGCCGCCCCGGCCGCCGCTCCGGCCCAGGCCGCTCCGGCCCCCGCCGCTCCGGCCCAGGCCGCTCCGGCTCCGGCCGCCCCGGCCCCCGCCGCCGCCCCGGCCCCCGCGGCCGCTCCGGCTCCGGTCACGCCCGCCGCTCCCGCCGCCCCGGCTTCCGCCGGCGACGAGGGCGCGTACGTGACCCCGCTGGTGCGCAAGCTCGCCACGGAGTCCGGCGTCAACCTGAACACGGTCACGGGCACCGGCGTCGGTGGCCGCATCCGCAAGCAGGACGTCCTGGCCGCCGCCGAGGCCGCCAAGGCCTCCGCCGCCGCCCCGGCCGCCGCCGCCCCGGCCGCGAAGGCCCCGGCCGCCGCGGTGTCCGAACTGCGCGGTCAGACCGTCAAGATGACCCGCATGCGCAAGGTCATCGGCGACAACATGATGAAGGCCCTGCACTCGCAGGCGCAGCTCAGCTCCGTGGTCGAGGTGGACATCACCAAGATCATGAAGCTGCGCGAGAAGGCCAAGGCCGGCTTCCTCGCCCGCGAGGGCGTCAAGCTGTCCCCGATGCCGTTCTTCGTCAAGGCCGCTGCCCAGGCGCTGAAGGCCCACGCGGTCGTCAACGCCCGGATCAACGAGGACGAGGGCACCATCACCTACTTCGACTCGGAGAACATCGGCATCGCCGTGGACTCCGAGAAGGGCCTGATGACCCCGGTCATCAAGGGTGCGGGCGACCTCAACCTGGCGGGCATCTCCAAGGCGACCGCCGACCTGGCCGCCAAGGTCCGCGGCAACAAGATCACGCCGGACGAGCTGTCGGGCGCGACCTTCACCATCAGCAACACCGGCTCGCGCGGCGCCCTGTTCGACACGGTCATCGTGCCGCCGAACCAGGTCGCCATCCTGGGCATCGGTGCCACGGTGAAGCGCCCGGTCGTCATCGAGACCGCCGAGGGCACCAACATCGGCATCCGCGACATGACGTACCTGACCCTGTCCTACGACCACCGCCTGGTGGACGGCGCGGACGCGGCCCGGTACCTCACGGCCGTCAAGGCCATCCTGGAAGCCGGCGAGTTCGAGGTCGAGCTCGGCCTGTAA
- a CDS encoding TetR/AcrR family transcriptional regulator — protein MRSPRPYAPLPGPGAQSLTERRKAATQLDIARAACELFAEHGPDGTTAEDIAHRAGVALRTFYRYFRNKQEAVAPLLAVGGDAWRALLAEEDPGTPLAEALERAVRRTLSEPQAVEEGLEVTRGLLRAAADDEALRAVWYRVNQDSEERLVPVVARLAGPDAELLDVRLLAAAATDAIRISLELWSATDAPVSGPGSPTELAVRCLRDLTGAMPLFR, from the coding sequence GTGAGATCCCCACGTCCGTACGCTCCCCTGCCCGGCCCCGGAGCCCAGTCGCTGACCGAGCGCCGCAAGGCCGCCACCCAGCTCGACATCGCCCGAGCGGCCTGCGAGCTCTTCGCCGAGCACGGCCCCGACGGCACCACCGCCGAGGACATCGCCCATCGGGCGGGCGTGGCGCTGCGTACGTTCTACCGCTACTTCCGCAACAAGCAGGAGGCCGTGGCCCCCCTGCTCGCGGTCGGCGGCGACGCCTGGCGCGCCCTGCTCGCCGAAGAGGATCCCGGCACCCCGCTCGCCGAAGCCCTGGAACGCGCCGTCAGGCGGACGCTGAGCGAACCCCAGGCGGTCGAGGAGGGGCTGGAGGTGACCCGCGGCCTGCTGCGGGCGGCCGCCGACGACGAGGCCCTGCGGGCGGTCTGGTACCGGGTGAACCAGGACTCGGAGGAGCGCCTGGTACCGGTGGTCGCCCGGCTGGCCGGTCCGGATGCCGAGCTGCTGGACGTGCGCCTGCTCGCGGCGGCGGCGACGGACGCGATCCGGATCTCGCTGGAGCTGTGGTCGGCCACGGACGCCCCGGTCTCGGGCCCGGGCTCTCCCACCGAGCTGGCGGTCCGCTGTCTGCGCGACCTGACAGGCGCGATGCCCTTGTTCCGCTGA
- the aceE gene encoding pyruvate dehydrogenase (acetyl-transferring), homodimeric type codes for MSDPVGKLPSELDQLPDRDTEETAEWAASLDAVAQAAGTRRAEYLLRRTLQHAEAAGLALPKLLETDYVNTIPTSAEPEFPGDEAMEAKITAWNRWNAAAMVTRGSKYGVGGHIATFASAAWLYETGFQHFFRGKEADGSGDQLYIQGHASPGIYARAFLDGRISEQQLDNFRQESGGNGLPSYPHPRRLPWLWEFPTVSMGLGPLSAIYQARFNRYLHNRGIKDTAGSHVWAFLGDGEMDEPESTAALALASRERLDNLTFVINCNLQRLDGPVRANFRVVQELEAQFRGAGWNVIKSLWGSAWDELFQLDTTGALVRRLREVPDAQFQTYATRDVAYIRRHFFGADAELVQLAAVLSDAKIAECFHSSRGGHEPRKVYAAYKAALEHKGAPTVILAQTVKGYTLGAGFESKNANHQMKKLTIDEFKDMRDLLGLPIPDSAFADGQVPYGHPGADSPEVRYLNERRAALGGPAPARKVHHVALPAPADRSFAPLLKGSGKQEMATTMAFVRLVKDLMRDKETGKRWVPIVPDEARTFGMESLFPSAGIYSPLGQTYEPVDRDQLMYYKEAKDGQILNEGITEAGAMADFIAACTSYATHGEPMIPFYIFYSMFGWQRTADQMWQLADQLGKGFIVGATAGRTTLTGEGLQHADGHSHLIASTNPASLNYDPAFAYEIAVIVKDGLRRMYGEKPEDVFYYLTVYNEPKVQPAIPEGVEEGILKGLYRFNTAADLAEAAPAADAPQIQLMASGTAIHWVLEAQKLLAADWNVAADVWSATSWGELRRDALECDEALLRGEVRTPYVTRALEGAQGPVLAVSDWMRQVPDQISQWVEQDYTSLGTDGFGLSDTREGARRHFGVDAQSIVVAALAQLARRGEVPASSVKEARERYGL; via the coding sequence ATGTCCGACCCCGTAGGAAAGCTTCCGAGCGAGCTCGACCAGCTCCCGGACCGCGACACCGAAGAGACCGCCGAATGGGCGGCCTCCCTCGACGCCGTCGCACAGGCCGCCGGTACGCGCCGCGCCGAATACCTGCTCCGGCGCACCCTCCAGCACGCCGAGGCCGCCGGCCTCGCCCTGCCGAAGCTGCTGGAGACGGACTACGTCAACACCATCCCCACCTCCGCGGAGCCCGAGTTCCCGGGCGACGAGGCGATGGAAGCCAAGATCACCGCATGGAACCGCTGGAACGCGGCCGCCATGGTGACCCGCGGCTCCAAGTACGGCGTCGGCGGCCACATCGCCACCTTCGCCTCGGCGGCGTGGCTGTACGAGACCGGCTTCCAGCACTTCTTCCGCGGGAAGGAGGCCGACGGATCGGGCGACCAGCTCTACATCCAGGGCCACGCCTCCCCCGGCATCTACGCCCGCGCCTTCCTCGACGGCCGGATCTCCGAGCAGCAGCTCGACAACTTCCGCCAGGAGTCCGGCGGCAACGGCCTGCCGTCCTACCCGCACCCGCGGCGCCTGCCGTGGCTGTGGGAGTTCCCGACGGTGTCCATGGGCCTCGGCCCGCTGTCCGCGATCTACCAGGCGCGCTTCAACCGCTACCTGCACAACCGCGGCATCAAGGACACCGCGGGCTCGCACGTCTGGGCCTTCCTCGGCGACGGCGAGATGGACGAGCCCGAGTCGACCGCCGCCCTGGCCCTCGCCTCCCGCGAGCGGCTCGACAACCTGACCTTCGTCATCAACTGCAACCTGCAGCGCCTCGACGGCCCGGTCCGCGCCAACTTCCGCGTGGTCCAGGAGCTGGAGGCCCAGTTCCGCGGCGCCGGCTGGAACGTCATCAAGTCGCTGTGGGGCTCCGCCTGGGACGAGCTGTTCCAGCTCGACACCACCGGCGCCCTCGTACGCCGCCTGCGGGAGGTACCGGACGCGCAGTTCCAGACGTACGCGACCCGCGACGTGGCCTACATCCGCCGGCACTTCTTCGGCGCCGACGCCGAGCTCGTGCAGCTGGCCGCGGTGCTCTCCGACGCGAAGATCGCCGAGTGCTTCCACAGCTCCCGCGGCGGCCACGAGCCCCGCAAGGTCTACGCCGCGTACAAGGCCGCCCTGGAGCACAAGGGCGCGCCGACGGTCATCCTCGCGCAGACCGTCAAGGGCTACACGCTGGGCGCCGGGTTCGAGTCGAAGAACGCGAACCACCAGATGAAGAAGCTGACGATCGACGAGTTCAAGGACATGCGCGACCTCCTCGGCCTCCCGATCCCCGACAGCGCCTTCGCCGACGGCCAGGTCCCGTACGGCCACCCGGGCGCGGACAGCCCCGAGGTCCGGTACCTGAACGAGCGCCGCGCGGCCCTCGGCGGTCCCGCCCCGGCCCGCAAGGTCCACCACGTGGCCCTGCCCGCCCCTGCGGACCGCTCCTTCGCCCCGCTGCTCAAGGGCTCCGGCAAGCAGGAGATGGCCACCACCATGGCCTTCGTCCGGCTCGTCAAGGACCTGATGCGGGACAAGGAGACCGGCAAGCGCTGGGTGCCGATCGTCCCCGACGAGGCCCGCACCTTCGGTATGGAGTCCCTCTTCCCGTCGGCCGGCATCTACTCGCCGCTGGGCCAGACGTACGAGCCGGTCGACCGCGACCAGCTCATGTACTACAAGGAAGCCAAGGACGGCCAGATCCTCAACGAGGGGATCACCGAGGCCGGCGCCATGGCCGACTTCATCGCCGCCTGCACGTCGTACGCGACGCACGGCGAGCCGATGATCCCCTTCTACATCTTCTACTCGATGTTCGGCTGGCAGCGCACCGCCGACCAGATGTGGCAGCTCGCCGACCAGCTCGGCAAGGGCTTCATCGTCGGCGCCACCGCCGGCCGCACCACCCTGACCGGTGAGGGCCTGCAGCACGCGGACGGCCACTCGCACCTGATCGCGTCCACTAACCCGGCGTCGCTCAACTACGACCCGGCCTTCGCGTACGAGATCGCGGTGATCGTCAAGGACGGTCTGCGCCGGATGTACGGCGAGAAGCCGGAAGACGTCTTCTACTACCTGACGGTCTACAACGAGCCGAAGGTGCAGCCCGCGATCCCCGAGGGCGTCGAGGAGGGCATCCTCAAGGGTCTCTACCGCTTCAACACCGCGGCCGACCTCGCGGAGGCGGCCCCGGCCGCCGACGCCCCGCAGATCCAGCTGATGGCCTCCGGTACGGCCATCCACTGGGTGCTGGAGGCGCAGAAGCTGCTCGCCGCCGACTGGAACGTGGCCGCCGACGTCTGGTCCGCCACCTCCTGGGGCGAGCTGCGCCGCGACGCGCTGGAGTGCGACGAGGCGCTGCTGCGCGGCGAGGTCCGCACCCCGTACGTCACTCGCGCGCTGGAAGGCGCCCAGGGCCCGGTGCTCGCCGTGTCCGACTGGATGCGCCAGGTCCCGGACCAGATCAGCCAGTGGGTGGAGCAGGACTACACCTCGCTGGGCACGGACGGCTTCGGCCTGTCCGACACCCGCGAGGGCGCCCGCCGCCACTTCGGTGTCGACGCCCAGTCGATCGTGGTGGCCGCGCTGGCCCAGCTCGCCCGCCGCGGCGAGGTACCGGCGTCCTCCGTCAAGGAGGCCCGGGAGCGCTACGGCCTCTGA
- a CDS encoding DUF4240 domain-containing protein, producing MDETEFWEIVDRTREAADGDPEEHAELLVERLAQLDPDSVLDFARHFESRYNRAYTWDLWGAAWVLLDGASDDAFDYFRCWLIGQGREVFEGGVHDPDQLAELLGEFDEEIDGDGEELGYAADEAYEQLTGSVAPDLGVPLQPAEPEGTPLDFENEAVLEERFPRLWDRFRG from the coding sequence ATGGACGAGACGGAGTTCTGGGAGATCGTCGACCGTACCCGCGAGGCCGCCGACGGCGACCCCGAGGAACACGCCGAGCTGCTCGTGGAGCGGCTGGCCCAGCTCGACCCCGACTCCGTCCTGGACTTCGCCCGGCACTTCGAGTCGCGGTACAACCGGGCGTACACCTGGGACCTGTGGGGCGCGGCCTGGGTGCTGCTCGACGGGGCGAGCGATGACGCGTTCGACTACTTCCGCTGCTGGCTGATCGGCCAGGGCCGGGAGGTCTTCGAGGGCGGGGTGCACGATCCCGACCAGCTCGCGGAGCTCCTGGGCGAGTTCGACGAGGAGATCGACGGCGATGGCGAGGAGCTGGGGTACGCGGCCGACGAGGCGTACGAGCAGCTGACCGGCTCGGTGGCACCGGACCTGGGCGTCCCGCTGCAACCGGCAGAGCCGGAGGGCACCCCGCTGGACTTCGAGAACGAAGCCGTGCTCGAGGAGCGCTTCCCCCGGCTCTGGGACCGCTTCCGGGGCTGA
- a CDS encoding RDD family protein: protein MDNRQAIGSWLSGPRAAAEEMGVDFGYPGQRLGLPQQGPGSVARFGRRLGAVLIDWVGCQVIAYGLITGGDLAAAGNWTLGLFVALSIVTVGTIGSTPGKRILGLRVIAEGGGRLGIARVLLRTLLLALVIPALIWDRDGRGLHDRLARAVQVRI, encoded by the coding sequence GTGGACAACAGGCAAGCAATCGGATCGTGGCTCTCCGGCCCCCGCGCGGCCGCGGAGGAGATGGGCGTCGACTTCGGCTACCCGGGCCAGCGGCTCGGCCTGCCGCAGCAGGGGCCCGGCTCGGTGGCGCGGTTCGGCCGCCGGCTGGGGGCCGTCCTGATCGACTGGGTCGGCTGCCAGGTGATCGCGTACGGACTGATCACCGGCGGCGACCTGGCCGCGGCGGGCAACTGGACGCTCGGGCTCTTCGTGGCCCTGAGCATCGTGACCGTCGGCACCATCGGCTCCACCCCCGGTAAGCGGATCCTGGGACTCCGGGTGATCGCGGAGGGCGGCGGCCGCCTCGGCATCGCCCGTGTGCTGCTGCGCACGCTGCTGCTGGCCCTGGTCATCCCCGCGCTGATCTGGGACCGGGACGGCCGCGGCCTGCACGACCGGCTGGCGCGCGCCGTCCAGGTCCGCATCTAG
- a CDS encoding DUF4191 domain-containing protein, producing MARKSNAETAANPGRLKQIALTYKMTRKADPKVGLIVAGVGIVTFGVFLAIGFLIDHPVYLGILGFLVAFLAMAIVFGRRAERAAFGQMEGQPGAAAAVLDNVGRGWTTTPAVAMNRQQDIVHRAVGKAGVVLIAEGNPNRVKPLLANEKKKLARIMPDVPVHDFIVGTGEGEVPLKKVRTTLLKLPRVLSGPQITAVNDKLRAMGDLMSNMPLPKGPMPKGMRMPRGGKMR from the coding sequence ATGGCGAGGAAGTCAAACGCAGAGACTGCTGCGAACCCCGGGCGACTGAAGCAGATCGCCCTGACGTACAAGATGACGCGCAAGGCCGACCCGAAGGTCGGTCTGATCGTCGCGGGCGTGGGAATCGTCACCTTCGGTGTCTTTCTTGCGATCGGCTTCCTGATCGACCATCCGGTCTACCTGGGCATCCTGGGCTTCCTGGTGGCGTTCCTCGCGATGGCGATCGTCTTCGGACGACGGGCCGAGCGAGCTGCCTTCGGGCAGATGGAGGGACAGCCGGGAGCGGCCGCGGCCGTGCTGGACAACGTGGGCCGGGGCTGGACGACCACCCCCGCCGTCGCGATGAACCGGCAGCAGGACATCGTCCATCGGGCCGTCGGCAAGGCCGGCGTCGTGCTGATCGCGGAGGGCAACCCGAACCGCGTGAAGCCGCTGCTCGCGAACGAGAAGAAGAAGCTGGCCCGGATCATGCCGGACGTGCCGGTGCACGACTTCATCGTGGGCACGGGCGAGGGCGAGGTGCCGCTCAAGAAGGTGCGCACCACCCTGCTCAAGCTGCCGCGCGTACTGTCCGGCCCGCAGATCACCGCGGTCAACGACAAGCTGCGCGCCATGGGCGACCTGATGTCCAACATGCCGCTGCCGAAGGGTCCCATGCCCAAGGGCATGCGGATGCCGCGCGGCGGGAAGATGCGCTGA
- a CDS encoding GntR family transcriptional regulator yields the protein MTPPVVHSLREQIREHIVEGIVSGRWKPGERIVERRIAVELEVSQTPVREALRELETLRLIESAPNKGVRVRNLSAADLEEIYPVRAGLEQIAAELAAPRLAADCSALEPHVAALWEADRTEDGTAQVRHTVGFHREMVRAAGNSVLLHTWESLGIEVFTALSIRWLGTVQKSYAEEHEALVEAFRSQDPEIGLLVKRHVLGCAPRA from the coding sequence ATCACCCCACCCGTCGTGCACTCGCTGCGCGAGCAGATCCGCGAGCACATCGTGGAGGGGATCGTCAGCGGGCGCTGGAAGCCCGGCGAGCGGATCGTCGAGCGCCGGATCGCCGTGGAGCTGGAGGTCAGCCAGACGCCCGTGCGGGAGGCCCTGCGCGAGTTGGAGACGCTGCGGCTGATCGAGTCGGCGCCGAACAAGGGCGTGCGCGTGCGGAACCTCTCCGCGGCGGACCTGGAGGAGATCTACCCGGTCCGGGCCGGTTTGGAGCAGATCGCGGCCGAGCTGGCCGCGCCCCGCCTGGCGGCGGACTGCTCGGCGCTGGAGCCGCACGTCGCGGCGCTGTGGGAGGCCGACCGGACCGAGGACGGGACCGCACAGGTGCGGCACACCGTCGGGTTCCACCGGGAGATGGTGCGGGCTGCGGGGAACAGCGTGCTCCTGCACACCTGGGAGAGCCTGGGCATCGAGGTGTTCACGGCCCTGTCCATCCGGTGGCTGGGAACCGTCCAGAAGTCCTATGCCGAGGAGCACGAGGCCCTCGTCGAGGCGTTCCGCAGTCAGGACCCGGAGATCGGTCTGCTCGTGAAGCGGCACGTCCTGGGGTGCGCCCCGAGGGCGTGA